The region TTCCTCAGCAAGTTTTGAAGTTCTCATCGGCACGATAGTCAATCATCTCTATAACCAGAGTGGATTATCTGCTGGTAAGATTGCCCAAATAGCACAATGTGCAGAAAATCAATATTTTGGCAAGCCCTGTGGATTGATGGATCAGATGGCATCAGCTGTTGGTGGGATAATGGCAATTGATTTTAAGGATCCCAATCATTTAGATATTCAGAAAATAAGTCATGATTTTAGTGCGGAAAAGTATGTACTCCTTGTGATTAATACAGGTGGTAATCACGCTGATCTTACTCCAGCCTACGCTTCAATTCCCTTCGAAATGGGAGCAGTAGCAAATCTATTGGAATCTGACGTTTTACGTACTGTTCACGAGGCTGACTTCCTAAAAAATATAGTCTCCATCAGAAGCAAGCTGGGGGATAGATCAATCTTGCGCGCCATGCATTTTTACAGTGAGAATAAGCGCGTCGATCAAATGGTCTCGGCATTGGAAGTAGGAGATTTTGAAGCCTATTTAAAGGCTGTGTGTGCTAGTGGAGCCTCGTCTCAAAATATCCTTCAAAATTCCATTCCACCCGGTAGCGATGGTCGAGATCAGGGTCTTACTTACGCCCTGGGTGTCTCTCAGCTATTTATTGAAAAAAATGGTAGGGGG is a window of Candidatus Neomarinimicrobiota bacterium DNA encoding:
- a CDS encoding galactokinase; amino-acid sequence: MSMWSIDKLNKQIRESGQLDLFKDLYGGGEDYQLALNRISELIEGADFEATHLFSAPGRTELGGNHTDHNLGKVICAAVRNDALAAVAKRSDGRIVVRSKGFDEIFTVEVSDLNIRPSEKGKTSSLIRGVIAGIVESGGECGGFSAEITSDVGMGSGLSSSASFEVLIGTIVNHLYNQSGLSAGKIAQIAQCAENQYFGKPCGLMDQMASAVGGIMAIDFKDPNHLDIQKISHDFSAEKYVLLVINTGGNHADLTPAYASIPFEMGAVANLLESDVLRTVHEADFLKNIVSIRSKLGDRSILRAMHFYSENKRVDQMVSALEVGDFEAYLKAVCASGASSQNILQNSIPPGSDGRDQGLTYALGVSQLFIEKNGRGVARVHGGGFAGSIQAYIHKDDIGDYKKLIGDTIGVGALQVLSIRHHGAMQILTLP